One genomic window of Ruminococcus gauvreauii includes the following:
- a CDS encoding TVP38/TMEM64 family protein yields MEKKYTAFCMNTVTVLGLAGTAAFIIYGMNRQIFTSRESLQMFLDGFGIFAPVIFTAIQIVQVVVPILPGAIGCLGGVLIFGPFWGFVYNYTGICIGSIIVFLLSKRYGKPIVMTVFKEKTYDKYIGWLEKGKKFDKAFAAAIFFPVAPDDLLCYLAGLTEMRLGKFVLIILLGKPLSIFLYSLGLTGIMQGISMLCAA; encoded by the coding sequence ATGGAAAAAAAATATACGGCATTCTGCATGAACACAGTTACGGTCCTGGGACTGGCCGGGACCGCTGCATTTATCATATACGGCATGAACAGGCAGATTTTCACATCCAGGGAGTCACTGCAGATGTTTCTGGATGGATTTGGAATCTTTGCGCCGGTGATATTTACGGCAATACAGATCGTTCAGGTGGTAGTGCCGATTCTTCCGGGAGCGATCGGATGCCTGGGAGGTGTACTCATTTTTGGTCCTTTCTGGGGTTTTGTCTATAATTATACGGGGATCTGCATCGGCTCCATCATTGTCTTCCTGCTGTCGAAACGATATGGGAAACCGATAGTCATGACGGTCTTTAAAGAAAAAACGTATGATAAATACATCGGGTGGCTTGAAAAAGGAAAGAAGTTCGATAAGGCATTTGCGGCAGCTATCTTCTTCCCGGTGGCCCCGGATGATCTGCTCTGTTATCTGGCGGGGCTGACAGAGATGAGACTTGGCAAATTTGTCCTCATCATACTTTTGGGAAAGCCGCTCTCCATCTTTTTATACAGCCTTGGACTGACTGGAATCATGCAGGGGATATCGATGCTCTGCGCCGCATAA
- a CDS encoding cation-translocating P-type ATPase: MMWYQKKGDQVLKELGVSDEGLTAAKASEVLKEKGENVLLEGRKKSAVQVFFEQFKDLLVVILIAAAIISMFSGNVESTIVIVAVIILNAILGTVQHEKAQKSLESLKSLSSPSAKVIRDGQKIEIDSREVVPGDLLLLEAGDMVVADGRILHNYSLQVNESSLTGESTNVEKSEEILKGELPLGDRVNMVYSGSLVTYGRAEAVVTETGMQTEMGKIASLMNATQEKKTPLQVSLDNFSSKLAIVIMIICGVVFALSLYRRMPILDSLMFAVALAVAAIPEALSSIVTIVQAMGTQKMARENAVIKELKAVESLGCVSVICSDKTGTLTQNKMTVQKIFIDGQILNPEQLDLHNQLHRYILYNAILTNDSAIVDGKGIGDPTEFALLEMARKTSVDDEIMREMMKRMEEIPFDSERKLMSTKYALHGVPTVLTKGAVDVLLPRTTHIRTTDGIFEMTDADRSRITEQNMEFSSQGLRVLAFGYKEVEEDHVLSLESENGYTFLGLIAMVDPPRTESIRAVADAKRAGIRTVMITGDHKVTAAAIARQIGIFEQGDLAVTGTELDAMTEEELDRDIQKISVYARVSPENKIRIVDAWQRRGNIVSMTGDGVNDAPALKKADIGVAMGITGTEVSKDAASMVLTDDNFATIIKAVANGRNVYRNIKNAIKFLLSGNMAGILSVLYTSIMGLPVPFAPVHLLFINLLTDSMPAIAIGMEPAEKNLLSQKPRDPKTGILTKDFMLSLLVQGGLIAVCTMAAFTVGLRGGDAAVASTMAFCTLTLARLFHGFNCRSDQSIFKIGFRRNWYSLGAFAAGVALLSLVMFVPFLKRIFSVATLTGHQIGIVYLLAVVPTVLIQLVKIIKGAVNL, translated from the coding sequence ATGATGTGGTACCAGAAAAAAGGAGATCAGGTGCTGAAGGAGCTGGGGGTATCAGACGAAGGGCTGACTGCCGCGAAGGCGTCAGAAGTTCTGAAAGAAAAGGGCGAGAATGTCCTTTTGGAAGGCAGGAAAAAAAGTGCCGTCCAGGTGTTTTTTGAACAGTTTAAAGACCTGCTGGTAGTGATCCTGATCGCAGCAGCAATCATCTCCATGTTTTCGGGAAATGTCGAAAGCACGATCGTCATAGTAGCGGTCATCATACTCAATGCCATCCTGGGAACAGTGCAGCATGAAAAAGCGCAGAAATCACTGGAAAGCCTGAAGTCACTGTCTTCGCCGAGTGCGAAAGTCATCCGGGACGGGCAGAAGATCGAGATTGATTCCAGGGAAGTCGTACCCGGTGATCTTCTTCTGCTTGAAGCCGGAGATATGGTGGTGGCGGATGGGCGCATTCTGCACAATTATTCGCTGCAGGTTAACGAAAGTTCGCTGACCGGGGAATCAACCAATGTTGAGAAGTCGGAGGAGATCCTGAAAGGTGAGCTTCCCCTGGGTGACAGGGTTAATATGGTCTATTCAGGGAGTCTTGTCACGTACGGACGTGCGGAGGCGGTTGTGACAGAAACCGGAATGCAGACCGAAATGGGGAAAATCGCCAGTCTCATGAACGCTACGCAGGAGAAAAAGACACCGCTGCAGGTGAGCCTTGACAATTTCAGCAGCAAACTTGCCATTGTCATCATGATTATCTGTGGAGTGGTATTTGCACTGAGCCTTTACCGGAGGATGCCCATCCTGGATTCCCTGATGTTCGCGGTAGCGCTCGCGGTAGCTGCGATTCCGGAGGCTTTAAGTTCTATCGTCACGATCGTACAGGCGATGGGAACACAGAAGATGGCAAGGGAAAACGCAGTCATTAAAGAGCTGAAAGCGGTGGAAAGCCTGGGATGCGTGTCTGTCATCTGCTCAGACAAGACAGGTACCCTGACGCAGAATAAGATGACTGTTCAGAAGATTTTTATCGACGGTCAGATTCTGAACCCGGAACAACTGGATCTGCACAATCAGCTGCACCGTTATATCCTGTACAATGCCATCCTGACGAATGACTCCGCCATCGTTGACGGCAAGGGAATCGGGGATCCAACAGAGTTTGCACTGCTTGAGATGGCCAGAAAGACGAGTGTGGATGATGAGATCATGCGGGAGATGATGAAGCGAATGGAAGAGATCCCGTTTGATTCTGAGCGAAAGCTGATGAGTACCAAGTATGCGCTTCACGGAGTTCCGACTGTCCTGACGAAGGGGGCTGTCGACGTACTTCTGCCGAGGACAACACATATCAGAACGACGGACGGTATTTTCGAGATGACGGATGCCGACCGCAGCAGGATCACAGAACAGAACATGGAATTCTCCTCACAGGGACTGCGTGTGCTGGCTTTCGGATACAAGGAGGTGGAAGAAGACCATGTGCTCAGCCTGGAATCAGAAAACGGCTACACGTTCCTGGGTCTGATTGCCATGGTAGACCCTCCGAGAACAGAGTCCATCCGTGCAGTTGCAGATGCGAAACGTGCGGGGATCCGGACGGTCATGATAACCGGAGACCACAAAGTGACAGCGGCGGCCATTGCCAGACAAATTGGAATCTTTGAACAAGGTGACCTGGCCGTTACCGGAACGGAACTGGATGCAATGACGGAAGAAGAGCTGGACCGTGATATTCAAAAAATATCGGTGTATGCCAGGGTATCCCCGGAGAATAAGATACGGATTGTGGATGCATGGCAGCGCAGAGGCAATATCGTTTCGATGACGGGAGACGGTGTGAACGATGCTCCCGCCCTGAAGAAGGCGGATATCGGTGTGGCTATGGGAATCACCGGTACTGAGGTCTCAAAAGACGCGGCATCTATGGTGCTGACGGACGATAATTTTGCGACGATCATCAAAGCAGTTGCAAACGGCAGAAATGTATACCGCAACATCAAAAATGCGATAAAATTTCTGCTCTCCGGGAATATGGCAGGCATTCTGTCTGTGCTGTACACATCCATTATGGGATTACCGGTACCGTTTGCACCGGTTCACCTGCTGTTCATTAACCTGCTGACGGATTCCATGCCGGCGATTGCAATCGGAATGGAGCCCGCGGAAAAAAATCTGCTGTCACAAAAGCCGAGGGATCCGAAGACTGGAATACTGACGAAAGACTTTATGCTGTCTCTTCTGGTTCAGGGCGGATTGATCGCGGTCTGTACAATGGCGGCTTTTACCGTAGGTTTAAGAGGCGGAGATGCCGCGGTAGCCAGTACAATGGCATTCTGTACACTGACGCTGGCCCGGCTGTTCCACGGTTTTAACTGCAGGAGTGACCAGTCGATATTTAAGATCGGATTCAGGAGGAACTGGTACAGTCTCGGGGCATTCGCTGCAGGAGTTGCCCTGCTGAGCCTGGTTATGTTCGTGCCATTTCTGAAGAGAATATTCTCTGTTGCGACACTGACAGGACATCAGATTGGCATTGTATATCTGCTGGCGGTCGTTCCGACGGTATTGATTCAGCTTGTCAAGATTATAAAAGGTGCGGTGAACCTCTGA
- a CDS encoding cysteine hydrolase family protein, producing the protein MKKLLIVVDMQNDFINGSLGTSEAEAVVPAVQKKIERCQAENAAIVLTMDTHADDYLDTLEGRNLPVRHCIKDTPGWKLHSGIASLISGYPHTIYEKITFGSSAFAADLSCGKYQDYTDIELVGLCTDICVISNALLVKTFLPEAHILVDASCCAGVTPESHENALNAMKMCQIEII; encoded by the coding sequence ATGAAAAAACTACTGATCGTTGTCGATATGCAAAATGATTTTATCAACGGTTCTCTCGGAACTTCCGAGGCAGAAGCGGTCGTACCCGCCGTTCAGAAAAAGATCGAACGCTGCCAGGCAGAAAATGCCGCCATCGTTCTGACGATGGACACGCACGCCGATGATTACCTGGATACTCTGGAAGGCAGAAATCTCCCTGTCAGGCATTGTATCAAAGACACACCGGGCTGGAAGCTGCACAGCGGTATCGCCAGTCTCATCTCCGGCTATCCTCATACCATCTACGAGAAAATAACCTTTGGCTCCTCCGCATTCGCCGCAGACTTATCGTGCGGAAAGTATCAGGATTATACGGACATTGAACTGGTCGGTCTTTGCACCGACATCTGCGTGATCTCAAACGCTCTGCTGGTGAAAACATTCCTGCCGGAGGCTCACATCCTCGTGGACGCTTCCTGCTGTGCCGGCGTGACGCCTGAAAGTCATGAGAATGCATTAAATGCCATGAAGATGTGCCAGATAGAAATCATATGA
- a CDS encoding glycosyltransferase family 4 protein produces the protein MYKINMMSKADAAKGHGVLSAHDEQVALVRDMLGDSFEVMENARGTSDITHYHSINPEFLAGVPFHKKKGTTVGYVHFLPETVENSIRLPGLARKLFYWYMIAFYKRMDHLVTVNPYFIDALQKYGVPREKITYIPNVVSEERFCPLPMQRRRKVRKEYGLEEEKFTVLSVGQLQKRKGVMDFIRIAQSMPEIQFVWAGGFSFGKISDGYDEIRQALKDLPDNVRFLGMVERERMNDIYNMADVMFLASYEELFPMTILEAMNCGLPIVVRDLEIYQPILFDYVLKGNTDREFKILLKRLSMETGFYMEAAHQSFAGHKFYSREHVAQLWRQYYLSLVAGKTEKKAAEN, from the coding sequence ATGTACAAAATCAATATGATGTCAAAGGCGGATGCGGCAAAAGGACACGGCGTACTGTCCGCACACGATGAACAGGTAGCTCTGGTAAGGGATATGCTGGGAGACAGCTTTGAGGTTATGGAAAATGCGAGAGGGACAAGCGATATTACGCATTATCATTCTATCAATCCGGAATTTCTGGCGGGAGTTCCCTTTCATAAGAAGAAAGGGACAACCGTGGGATACGTTCATTTTCTTCCTGAGACCGTGGAAAACAGTATCCGCCTTCCGGGACTTGCCAGAAAACTGTTCTATTGGTATATGATCGCGTTTTATAAGCGGATGGACCACCTGGTGACGGTCAACCCGTATTTTATCGATGCACTGCAAAAGTATGGCGTGCCGAGGGAAAAGATTACTTATATACCGAATGTAGTGTCGGAGGAGAGATTTTGTCCGCTGCCGATGCAGCGGCGAAGAAAGGTGCGTAAAGAATATGGACTGGAGGAAGAAAAGTTCACGGTCTTGAGTGTTGGACAGCTCCAGAAACGAAAAGGCGTCATGGACTTCATCCGCATTGCGCAGAGTATGCCGGAAATCCAGTTTGTCTGGGCAGGAGGCTTTTCATTCGGAAAAATTTCAGACGGGTATGATGAGATCAGGCAGGCGTTGAAAGATTTGCCTGATAACGTCCGTTTTCTCGGTATGGTGGAGAGGGAGCGCATGAACGATATTTACAATATGGCAGACGTTATGTTCCTGGCTTCCTATGAGGAACTGTTTCCGATGACGATTCTGGAGGCTATGAACTGCGGTCTTCCGATCGTGGTGAGAGATCTGGAAATTTATCAGCCGATTCTGTTTGATTATGTGTTAAAAGGAAATACTGACAGAGAGTTTAAAATTTTGTTAAAACGTCTGAGCATGGAGACGGGCTTTTACATGGAGGCTGCTCACCAGTCGTTTGCCGGGCACAAATTCTACAGCAGAGAGCATGTGGCACAGTTGTGGAGGCAGTATTATCTGAGCCTTGTTGCCGGGAAGACGGAGAAAAAAGCGGCGGAAAACTGA
- a CDS encoding AzlD domain-containing protein, translated as MQGNIYIYILVMAAVTYAVRALPLTLIRKKITNRYIQSFLYYVPYATLAAMTFPAILYATGDMVSAACGFAAALFLAYKGKGLLPVAAGACAVVFAVQLAMSI; from the coding sequence ATGCAGGGTAATATCTATATTTACATACTGGTCATGGCGGCAGTGACATATGCAGTCCGTGCGCTGCCTCTGACATTGATACGCAAAAAAATCACAAACCGGTATATCCAGTCGTTTTTATACTATGTTCCCTATGCGACGCTGGCTGCGATGACATTTCCGGCCATTCTGTATGCGACCGGCGATATGGTCTCGGCTGCCTGTGGGTTTGCTGCAGCGCTGTTCCTGGCGTATAAGGGGAAAGGCCTGCTCCCGGTAGCGGCAGGAGCGTGTGCAGTAGTATTTGCTGTCCAGCTTGCTATGAGCATTTGA
- a CDS encoding GntR family transcriptional regulator — MAKYLQVSEWILSNIAENNLKQGDNIPPELQLSQTLHVSRQTVRKAIEHLVSRGILTTIQGSGTYVAHPPKLRAAPVSSQNIAVITTYLDSYIFPQKISAIYDALARSGFLMNLLGTNNSAETEHYVLSSLLDKDFAGIILEPSRSTLPRIQPELYRQLKETFPIVLIDCNYSDISLPRIALDDREGGYLATKHLLEHGHRDIMHIGKLDDLQGIYRYQGYLRALQEYQIIPRETDVLWYTNETSPSMFLDVQEERVLACLENHSAVYCYNDLMASALLAFLTDHGIRVPDDLSVVGYDDSPLARQGMGLTTVVHPSVDIGLKTAENLVKLIHDPTFDANYTFTPKLVERDTVKDHT; from the coding sequence ATGGCAAAATATTTACAGGTATCGGAATGGATCTTATCCAATATTGCCGAAAACAATTTAAAACAAGGAGATAATATTCCCCCGGAGCTTCAGCTCTCGCAGACGCTTCATGTCAGCCGCCAGACTGTGCGGAAGGCCATAGAACATCTGGTTTCCAGGGGTATACTGACAACGATCCAGGGAAGCGGGACTTATGTGGCACATCCGCCGAAGCTCCGTGCAGCTCCCGTCTCCTCACAGAATATCGCAGTCATCACAACGTACCTGGATTCCTATATCTTTCCTCAGAAAATCAGCGCTATCTATGATGCTCTCGCCAGGTCCGGATTCCTTATGAACCTCCTGGGCACTAACAACAGTGCGGAGACTGAACATTATGTTCTCTCTTCACTGCTGGACAAGGACTTTGCGGGAATCATCCTGGAGCCCAGCAGATCGACTCTGCCGAGGATCCAGCCGGAATTATACCGGCAGCTGAAGGAGACCTTTCCTATCGTATTGATCGACTGTAATTACAGCGACATCAGTCTGCCGCGCATCGCATTGGACGACAGGGAGGGCGGGTATCTTGCCACAAAACATTTGCTTGAACACGGACACCGTGATATTATGCATATAGGAAAACTCGATGATCTTCAGGGAATTTACCGTTATCAGGGTTATCTGCGTGCACTGCAGGAATATCAGATTATTCCCCGGGAGACCGATGTACTCTGGTATACCAACGAAACTTCTCCTTCCATGTTTCTTGATGTTCAGGAGGAGAGGGTCCTGGCATGCCTGGAAAACCACTCGGCCGTCTACTGCTATAACGACCTTATGGCTTCAGCACTGCTGGCCTTTCTGACAGATCACGGCATCCGGGTTCCGGATGACTTATCGGTTGTCGGATACGATGACTCCCCGCTGGCGAGGCAGGGGATGGGGCTTACCACCGTCGTGCATCCGAGCGTGGATATCGGGCTGAAAACGGCAGAAAATCTTGTGAAATTGATACATGATCCTACATTTGACGCGAATTATACGTTTACCCCAAAACTGGTGGAACGCGATACCGTAAAAGACCATACTTAA
- a CDS encoding AzlC family ABC transporter permease: MREWQRGVRDGLPICFGYFAVSFAFGIQARAVGMTAFQAVLMSVTNLTSAGQFASLDTIAASATYFEMAFLQLVINMRYFLMSCSLSQKLSSEMNPIHRFFMAYGVTDEIFGVSVCRPGTLSPWYSYGLMSAAVPGWGLGTLVGVICGNVLPVSIINALGIAIYGMFLAVILPAAKKDRVVAGVVVCAMILGCVMRYTPGLREISSGMQIIMIILIVAGAAAWLFPRKETENAG, from the coding sequence ATGAGAGAATGGCAGCGGGGAGTGCGGGACGGACTTCCCATTTGTTTTGGATATTTTGCAGTATCTTTTGCGTTTGGCATACAGGCTCGCGCGGTCGGCATGACTGCGTTTCAGGCGGTGCTCATGTCGGTGACAAATCTTACATCAGCCGGACAGTTTGCGTCGCTTGATACAATCGCGGCATCCGCCACATATTTTGAGATGGCATTTTTGCAGCTGGTGATCAATATGAGGTATTTTCTGATGTCATGTTCACTGTCACAGAAATTATCGTCAGAGATGAATCCGATCCACAGGTTTTTCATGGCATACGGAGTGACGGATGAGATCTTTGGGGTGAGCGTGTGCAGGCCCGGGACCTTAAGCCCATGGTATTCCTACGGCCTGATGTCGGCAGCAGTTCCCGGATGGGGGCTTGGAACACTGGTCGGTGTTATCTGCGGAAATGTGCTCCCGGTTAGTATCATTAACGCCCTTGGCATCGCAATTTACGGTATGTTTCTGGCGGTCATCCTGCCGGCCGCGAAAAAGGACAGAGTAGTGGCGGGAGTCGTGGTCTGTGCGATGATACTGGGATGTGTTATGCGCTATACCCCCGGTCTTCGGGAAATCTCTTCCGGCATGCAGATCATCATGATCATACTGATCGTTGCAGGGGCGGCGGCATGGCTGTTCCCGCGAAAGGAGACGGAAAATGCAGGGTAA
- a CDS encoding glycosyltransferase family 4 protein yields MKILITTDWYAPAVNGVVTSVLNLKKEMEERGHEVRVLTLAEDGKQRRDGSVYYLRSFGIGKIYPDARASISSRNSYLKELIQWKPDIIHSQCEFTTFLCALKISRNCRCPIVHTYHTVYEDYTHYFSPSVTVGRKVVSVWSRRLLSKVDAVVAPTEKVRSLLKTYGVEAPVSVVPTGIDIRKYQAVPDETRREQLKKQLGIPKENKVIVSVGRLAREKNITEILQYIKHTGRSDVTYLIVGDGPCRAELEQESARLGLQGQVVFAGMVKPQEVGDYYRLGDVFVSASNSETQGLTYIEALANALPALCRKDECLAQVIENGCNGYQYQNYEEFQKYLGRLLDDDEYRKEMAFCAAESARRYSAENFGESMERIYRSIAGRPAAGLGGELYRVAMCRALRGGGRCTKSI; encoded by the coding sequence ATGAAGATACTGATTACGACAGACTGGTATGCACCGGCAGTGAACGGAGTTGTGACTTCCGTTTTAAATCTGAAGAAGGAGATGGAAGAGAGAGGGCATGAGGTACGGGTACTGACGCTGGCAGAAGACGGAAAGCAGCGCAGGGACGGCAGCGTATATTATCTGAGATCATTTGGGATTGGAAAGATATATCCTGATGCGAGAGCATCCATATCATCGAGGAATTCGTATTTAAAGGAACTGATTCAGTGGAAACCGGATATCATTCATTCACAGTGTGAGTTCACGACATTTTTATGCGCCCTGAAGATTTCCAGAAACTGCAGGTGCCCGATTGTTCACACCTATCATACGGTGTATGAAGATTACACGCATTATTTTTCACCGTCAGTGACGGTGGGCAGAAAGGTAGTTTCCGTATGGAGCAGGCGGCTGCTATCGAAGGTGGACGCGGTAGTGGCGCCGACCGAAAAAGTGCGCAGCCTGTTGAAGACGTATGGAGTGGAAGCGCCGGTCTCGGTTGTTCCGACGGGGATTGACATCAGGAAATATCAGGCGGTGCCGGATGAAACGCGGCGGGAACAGCTGAAAAAACAGCTTGGGATACCCAAAGAGAACAAGGTGATCGTGAGTGTCGGACGGCTTGCACGTGAAAAAAACATTACGGAAATCCTGCAGTACATCAAACACACAGGCCGCAGTGATGTGACGTATCTTATCGTGGGCGACGGACCCTGCCGCGCGGAACTGGAGCAGGAGTCGGCACGCCTCGGGTTGCAGGGGCAGGTGGTATTCGCTGGTATGGTGAAACCTCAGGAGGTGGGCGATTATTACCGGCTGGGCGACGTTTTTGTCAGTGCCTCCAACAGTGAGACACAGGGTCTTACGTATATTGAGGCGCTTGCCAATGCACTTCCCGCACTCTGCAGAAAAGATGAATGCCTGGCGCAGGTGATAGAAAATGGCTGCAATGGGTATCAGTATCAGAATTATGAAGAATTTCAGAAATATCTTGGGCGTCTTCTGGATGATGACGAGTATCGAAAAGAAATGGCTTTCTGTGCGGCGGAGTCCGCCAGGCGTTATTCGGCAGAAAACTTTGGTGAGAGCATGGAACGGATTTACAGGAGTATCGCAGGACGGCCGGCAGCAGGGCTGGGCGGGGAATTATACCGTGTGGCGATGTGCAGAGCTTTGAGAGGAGGAGGAAGATGTACAAAATCAATATGA
- a CDS encoding AraC family transcriptional regulator, translated as MKPIGEAGILDPSDLYINFPSAFARKNLFFLDRCGHYFLNRHYLISRSAPTEIRFLILYVVKGSLSLIVGSKDYTITENEIAVVDTRKYHIYASNELTEMYWIGFDGCSSDELVTEICRYGHVYVPINLTRTYDLLREILSGFRDQAPLCEELTSSYIHMILSDILMRTKMKKNARESIISEIMNYIQIHYQEPLTLTGLADIACLNPSYFSTKFKEETGISPKEYILNTRMNAAKILLSDTGLTIRQIAVSTGFQNDAYFSYYFRKKLGVSPSEYRQAH; from the coding sequence ATGAAACCTATCGGAGAAGCCGGAATCCTGGACCCATCGGATCTTTATATTAATTTTCCATCAGCATTTGCCAGAAAAAATCTCTTTTTCCTGGACAGATGCGGGCATTATTTTTTAAACAGGCACTATCTCATTTCGCGCAGCGCCCCGACAGAGATTCGTTTTCTCATACTCTACGTTGTAAAAGGCAGCCTGTCCCTGATCGTCGGCTCCAAAGACTACACGATCACGGAAAATGAAATTGCAGTTGTCGACACTCGGAAATACCATATCTATGCATCCAATGAACTTACGGAAATGTACTGGATCGGATTTGACGGCTGCTCCTCCGACGAACTGGTGACAGAAATCTGCCGATACGGGCATGTCTATGTCCCCATTAATCTGACACGTACCTATGACCTGCTTCGAGAGATTCTGAGTGGTTTTCGGGATCAGGCTCCCCTGTGCGAGGAACTGACCTCCAGCTATATTCACATGATACTGTCCGATATCCTGATGCGGACGAAAATGAAAAAAAATGCCAGGGAGTCCATTATCAGTGAAATCATGAATTATATTCAGATCCACTATCAGGAACCCCTGACACTGACCGGGCTGGCCGACATCGCCTGCCTGAATCCCAGTTATTTTTCCACAAAATTCAAGGAGGAGACCGGAATCTCCCCCAAAGAATACATCCTGAACACCCGCATGAATGCAGCTAAGATCCTGTTGTCGGACACCGGTCTCACGATCCGCCAGATAGCAGTCAGTACCGGGTTTCAAAATGACGCTTATTTTTCCTATTATTTTCGCAAGAAACTCGGAGTGTCTCCCAGCGAATACCGTCAGGCGCACTGA
- a CDS encoding aldose epimerase family protein — protein MKQSVFGKTTSGETVTRYEICNKNGMTIQLIDYGAILVSVLIPDGNGNMKDVVLGYDSVKEYEENPPHFGAVIGRGANRIEHGIFRLNGTVYQLGKNNNGNNLHSGPDLYEHRMWQVTGSAGQYVTFTLQSPAMDQGFPGNLEISVTYELTDENEVILHYTGIADDDTVVNMTNHSYFNLSGHDDPSIMDHMVWINAERFTPVKDEKAIPNGIIQPVKGTPMDFTETKEIAANMDIEFEQLKFTGGYDHNYVLNQYDKKVRPAAKVSSPKSGISMEVLTDTPGIQFYIGNFIKGPAGKGQIPYHPRQGLCLETQYFPNSVNEPAFESPVLKKGQNYDSTTIYRFRF, from the coding sequence ATGAAACAGAGTGTTTTTGGAAAAACAACATCGGGGGAAACCGTCACCCGGTATGAAATCTGTAATAAGAATGGCATGACCATACAGCTCATCGACTACGGAGCGATACTGGTTTCTGTTCTGATTCCGGATGGTAACGGAAATATGAAAGATGTAGTACTCGGATATGACAGCGTAAAGGAATATGAGGAAAATCCACCTCATTTCGGAGCGGTGATCGGACGCGGCGCAAACCGTATTGAGCACGGAATCTTTCGGCTGAATGGCACCGTGTATCAGCTGGGGAAAAATAACAACGGAAATAATCTTCACAGCGGTCCGGATCTGTACGAACACCGTATGTGGCAGGTGACCGGGAGCGCCGGGCAGTATGTGACATTTACACTGCAGAGTCCGGCGATGGATCAGGGGTTTCCGGGAAATCTGGAAATTTCCGTGACATATGAACTTACCGATGAGAATGAGGTGATTCTGCATTACACCGGCATTGCAGATGATGATACGGTTGTCAATATGACAAACCATTCGTACTTTAACCTGAGCGGTCATGACGACCCATCCATTATGGACCATATGGTATGGATCAATGCAGAGCGTTTTACACCGGTGAAGGATGAGAAAGCGATTCCAAACGGAATCATCCAGCCGGTAAAAGGAACGCCGATGGATTTTACGGAGACAAAAGAGATCGCGGCCAATATGGACATAGAGTTTGAACAGCTGAAATTCACGGGCGGTTATGACCACAATTATGTGCTGAACCAATATGACAAAAAAGTCCGTCCCGCCGCAAAGGTGAGCAGCCCGAAGAGCGGGATATCCATGGAGGTCCTGACTGACACGCCGGGCATTCAGTTTTACATCGGCAACTTTATCAAAGGGCCTGCAGGCAAAGGTCAGATACCGTATCATCCGAGGCAGGGGCTCTGTCTGGAGACTCAGTATTTTCCGAATTCGGTGAATGAGCCCGCGTTCGAAAGTCCGGTTTTGAAAAAGGGGCAGAATTACGATTCGACGACAATTTACAGATTCAGATTCTAA